ggaagaaaacaggaaacacataactgcaccttgcatgaaacaaacctctatgaaataaaagtaaacagattatgctaactcgaagaaataaactactaactggacacacacgattcgatactcaaaacgaccagaaactctagatctaagctaactaggtagaaggaaaagagatcggcgaagtaaactgaacagaaaacaacttcatagcataaaacatgtttggatcttcaaacaaagtacttctaggcggtgaaattcaaaagcaaacaaagatccagcgtaaggaaaaacaagcaatttaactacgaaagcgaaataaaagtgttttgccacgctgggcgatggaacttctaactacgatcttgaTGACTGgatgagaacgtctggaactctgggaacttcttgatcttcaagtgaccatggcagtggcgaggaacgagactctggactgggctgaaggactgaactaccgagagaattctacctaagagtgatgatgatgaatctgTTGATgatcctttctctctccaagtggcttccttttatagggaggcttacccttgattttagggtaaaaccttgtggtgagatgacttctttgcccttaattgtggttgatcagtcccagctatccttcttctccatctctagccatttttgcatgtatactggtcaatACGTAATCGTCCtaacgcccttttcacctgaagtatctgaagctttgcctactgggtagaacactcaacctgtacgcttaagcaacttgttttgcagataaagttcaaatatgcacatcatactcaccagtaaccaaggcctagaatacgacttatcacccACTCTTTCTCACTTATCTCTTTCCCATTAAAATGAGCCATCATCACCATATCCATAAACAGCTGAGTTCCAGttcccttctcttcttccttctcctcATCCACAACCATGTCCACAATAATCACCTTCCCGCCTTTATCGTTTTCGCTGCCAATCATCGCTTCTTCGCATTTCTCCAGTATCTTAACACACTTTTCGTCGTTCCACCCGTATCCATTGTAGATTAATAATAACAATTTGAAAAAAGATAGAAGCCTAAATCATAGCTATGTTTAAATAACAAGAATAAAAATTGATACCTTAAGGAAACAAGCATCAGCAGGAGGAATAAACTTAAACATGTCACCACTTACAAATCTGACATTCTCATGATCAGACAAGCCTTCCTTGGCAGCAACAACATGTGGAAGCTCCAGGACAACGCACTCCAATCCCGGAATAGCTTCCGCGACAATCTTCACAACCGCCCCTGAGCCACCAGCAACATCCACAACAGATTCCAAACCCTCAAAAACATGTCTGCATTATTTAACAATTATGCTCCCCACGAACCGTCCATCACTAGTCATGGCCTCATTGAACAACTGGTTCCATTTCTCATCACTCCCCACAAACTCCCAATAATTCATCCCATGTGTTGTGACGAATGGGGATAGGCATTCGTCTCGAAACCACTCACTCAAGTGATGGAAGGGGTGCATCATGATAGGGTCAGTGAAGACACCCGCGAAAGGCGCAAGGCTATGAGGATTATCTCTTAGGAAAAGACGAGAAGCCGTGGTGAG
This DNA window, taken from Salvia splendens isolate huo1 chromosome 18, SspV2, whole genome shotgun sequence, encodes the following:
- the LOC121776847 gene encoding 8-hydroxyquercetin 8-O-methyltransferase-like, coding for MRMLVHSNIFHKEGEAYSLTTASRLFLRDNPHSLAPFAGVFTDPIMMHPFHHLSEWFRDECLSPFVTTHGMNYWEFVGSDEKWNQLFNEAMTRAVVKIVAEAIPGLECVVLELPHVVAAKEGLSDHENVRFVSGDMFKFIPPADACFLKCVKILEKCEEAMIGSENDKGGKVIIVDMVVDEEKEEEKGTGTQLFMDMVMMAHFNGKEISEKEWGAKEANRGDRG